In Streptomyces longhuiensis, the following proteins share a genomic window:
- a CDS encoding DUF5713 family protein, whose amino-acid sequence MPITNQQMAGHAFLREMYDDSYFPDHVVDEGEAVLLRLCERIEAGQPSDLETLYGLAQAATEEFNLLDREFVAAGSGIETVAREWICDEFCFVASAYGFADADADELTAGRDW is encoded by the coding sequence ATGCCGATCACAAACCAGCAGATGGCGGGACACGCGTTCCTGCGGGAGATGTACGACGACTCGTACTTTCCTGATCACGTGGTCGACGAGGGGGAGGCGGTCCTTCTGCGGCTGTGCGAGCGCATTGAGGCCGGGCAGCCGTCGGATCTGGAAACGCTGTATGGGCTCGCCCAGGCCGCGACGGAGGAGTTCAACCTGCTGGACAGGGAGTTTGTGGCGGCGGGGAGCGGGATCGAGACGGTCGCTCGCGAGTGGATCTGCGACGAGTTCTGCTTCGTCGCATCGGCATACGGGTTCGCGGACGCGGATGCGGACGAGTTGACCGCCGGCCGGGACTGGTGA
- a CDS encoding glycosyltransferase family 2 protein — MTAVVVAALAATTVVVHLQSKSPILTFYWWLGMMVIVLCLVSFLKGRTFTHLPVARGRTVAIIPAFEEPTDKLHRTVWSLLAQTHPLDEIHVIDDGSQQHPVEPFDHPRVFWHRQDNKGKRGAQVTVLRHLQAQGKHFDFVLTIDSDGEPFPDALEQQLRAMSNPRIQATTGMIYIRNFEETWVSRAADIDIGTSCVMMRSSRSMLGALETTSGALALYRAELLYDHLDAYEVECGTGDDRWLALRALMRGEVVAVNEAGVVTDMPTTLKKTYRQRLRWARSWWWMLPFVYSRLSLKQLISPTFGLLQLVITPVMLAWTLVMTVMTLGGRYHNPGVALVYLAVYLVVRYGQSGLYVLMRPDMTTRQRWHSWLVGTPSSVFMNIVLLCPTRYWALFKLRDNAWQSRGLTAKTALPNGRHRAETKKMINA, encoded by the coding sequence GTGACTGCTGTGGTGGTAGCGGCTCTGGCCGCTACCACCGTGGTGGTCCACCTCCAGTCGAAGAGCCCGATCCTGACGTTCTACTGGTGGCTGGGCATGATGGTGATCGTGCTCTGCCTGGTCTCGTTCCTCAAGGGCCGGACCTTCACACACCTGCCCGTGGCACGCGGCCGCACGGTGGCCATCATCCCGGCCTTCGAAGAGCCCACGGACAAACTGCACCGCACCGTGTGGTCGCTGCTGGCCCAGACCCATCCCCTCGATGAGATCCATGTGATCGACGACGGCTCGCAGCAGCACCCCGTGGAGCCGTTCGACCACCCCCGGGTCTTCTGGCACCGCCAGGACAACAAAGGCAAGCGCGGGGCCCAGGTCACGGTACTGCGTCACCTCCAGGCGCAGGGCAAGCACTTCGACTTCGTCCTCACCATCGACTCGGACGGCGAGCCCTTCCCTGATGCCCTGGAGCAGCAACTCCGGGCCATGAGCAACCCGAGGATCCAGGCCACCACCGGCATGATCTACATCCGCAACTTCGAGGAGACCTGGGTCTCCAGGGCCGCGGACATCGACATCGGCACCTCGTGCGTGATGATGCGTTCCTCACGCTCCATGCTCGGAGCACTGGAGACCACGTCGGGCGCACTGGCCCTGTACAGGGCAGAGCTGCTCTACGACCACCTGGACGCCTACGAGGTGGAGTGCGGAACCGGGGACGACCGCTGGCTGGCGCTGAGGGCCCTCATGCGCGGAGAGGTCGTGGCCGTCAACGAGGCGGGCGTGGTCACCGACATGCCCACCACGCTGAAGAAGACCTACCGCCAGCGTCTGCGCTGGGCCCGGTCATGGTGGTGGATGCTGCCGTTCGTGTACTCGCGGCTGTCCCTCAAACAGCTCATCTCACCGACCTTCGGTCTCCTCCAACTCGTCATCACCCCCGTGATGCTGGCCTGGACCCTCGTGATGACGGTGATGACCCTGGGCGGCCGCTACCACAACCCCGGCGTGGCCCTGGTGTACCTCGCGGTGTACCTCGTCGTCCGATACGGCCAGTCAGGCCTGTACGTACTCATGCGCCCCGACATGACCACCCGCCAAAGATGGCACTCATGGCTCGTCGGAACCCCGTCCTCCGTATTCATGAACATCGTGCTGCTGTGCCCCACCCGCTACTGGGCCCTGTTCAAACTCCGCGACAACGCATGGCAATCCCGAGGACTCACCGCCAAAACAGCCCTCCCCAACGGACGCCACCGCGCCGAAACCAAGAAAATGATCAACGCCTGA
- a CDS encoding nucleotide sugar dehydrogenase, with protein sequence MHICVLGQGYVGLPLALQAAEAGYTVTGYEPDQSRCRRLATGSSYIEDIDSSRLQDVLQSGTYTPTSDPKDLKGFDVAVITVPTPLTDRSPDLSCVREAGRTLARWLEPGATVVLESTTHPGTTRDVLVPLLEEGSGLIAGRDFHVGFSPERIDPGNTLWRLENTPKIVAGLTEACLRRVKAFYDSVTDVTVPASGLEEAELAKVFENTYRHVNIALVNELSRMAHTLGVDVWHTLELAATKPFGFTKFLPGPGVGGHCLPIDPVYLSHHVKTQHGQTFRLVELAQDINESQPDYVVRRLQDALNRRFRRSVHGARILALGAAYKPGTSDARQSPAIQVIDRLRAMGADVTVVDPYLTEGGRRDIPFAATGNGTSVADFDAVLLLTQHGEFDLTQLAAEAAYVLDTRGVMTRAQHIERL encoded by the coding sequence ATGCACATCTGCGTACTAGGGCAGGGCTATGTCGGCCTGCCTCTGGCCCTGCAGGCCGCCGAGGCCGGCTACACCGTGACCGGCTACGAACCCGACCAAAGCCGCTGCCGGCGACTGGCCACCGGCTCGTCCTACATCGAGGACATCGACTCGAGTCGTCTGCAGGACGTGCTGCAATCGGGGACCTACACCCCGACCTCGGATCCGAAGGATCTCAAGGGTTTCGACGTCGCCGTCATCACCGTGCCGACACCGCTGACCGACCGTTCCCCCGACCTCAGCTGTGTGCGCGAGGCCGGCCGGACTCTGGCCAGATGGCTGGAGCCGGGCGCCACCGTGGTACTGGAGTCGACCACGCACCCCGGTACCACCCGCGACGTGCTCGTCCCGCTGCTGGAGGAGGGCTCGGGCCTCATCGCCGGCCGCGACTTCCATGTCGGGTTCAGCCCCGAGCGCATCGACCCCGGCAACACGCTCTGGCGCCTGGAGAACACGCCCAAGATCGTCGCTGGTCTCACAGAAGCCTGCCTGCGCCGCGTGAAGGCCTTCTACGACTCCGTCACCGACGTCACTGTGCCGGCCTCCGGTCTGGAAGAAGCCGAACTGGCCAAGGTGTTCGAGAACACCTACCGGCACGTCAACATCGCCCTGGTCAACGAACTCTCCCGGATGGCACACACCCTCGGCGTGGACGTCTGGCACACCCTGGAGCTGGCCGCGACCAAGCCGTTCGGGTTCACCAAGTTCCTGCCCGGCCCCGGCGTCGGCGGACACTGCCTGCCCATCGACCCCGTCTACCTCAGCCATCACGTCAAAACGCAGCACGGACAGACCTTCAGGCTCGTCGAGCTGGCCCAGGACATCAACGAAAGCCAGCCCGACTACGTGGTACGCCGCCTGCAGGATGCCCTCAACCGCCGCTTTCGCCGCAGCGTGCACGGGGCCCGCATCCTCGCCCTCGGCGCCGCCTACAAGCCCGGCACATCCGACGCCCGCCAATCACCAGCCATCCAAGTCATCGACCGGCTGCGCGCCATGGGCGCCGATGTCACCGTCGTCGACCCCTACCTGACCGAAGGGGGCCGCCGGGACATCCCCTTCGCAGCCACGGGAAACGGCACGAGCGTCGCCGACTTCGACGCCGTCCTCCTGCTCACCCAACACGGCGAATTCGACCTCACACAACTCGCCGCCGAGGCCGCCTACGTGCTCGACACCCGCGGCGTCATGACCCGCGCCCAGCACATCGAGCGGCTCTAG
- a CDS encoding chaplin, which produces MFRVLTSAAVMAAVGGAVLGGAGAASADAGAQGAAWGSPGVLSGNVIQIPVHIPVNACGNTVNVIGLLNPAFGNSCSNGSGSWNSRSWDNSLMGQRGSMNHRRGMGYGD; this is translated from the coding sequence ATGTTTCGTGTTCTGACGAGTGCAGCGGTCATGGCCGCGGTCGGTGGTGCGGTACTGGGAGGCGCGGGTGCCGCATCCGCAGACGCCGGTGCGCAGGGCGCCGCATGGGGCTCGCCGGGTGTCCTGTCCGGAAACGTCATCCAAATCCCGGTGCACATCCCGGTCAACGCCTGTGGCAACACCGTCAACGTCATCGGCCTGCTCAACCCGGCCTTCGGCAACAGCTGCTCCAACGGCTCCGGCAGCTGGAACAGCCGCTCCTGGGACAACAGCCTCATGGGCCAGCGTGGCTCCATGAACCACAGGCGCGGCATGGGATACGGCGACTAG
- a CDS encoding glycosyltransferase family 2 protein — MPLVSVVMPVYNSAATLSAAVRSVLTQTHSDVELLVTDDQSSDGSMDLLREFAAQDKRVLPQTAPERGGAGRARNLAIERARGDYVAFLDSDDMWLPEKTEKQLAFAADSDAPLTFTSYFKMDADYDGESTDWVPNGRVIRAREHVDYRAMLVQDHIGALTAMYDRNALGTRLMPEMRKRQDYALWLSIMRDGADARGLAEPLAVYRAGQAGSLSSNKLSLVKYNWSLYREHEHLSVPRATRALTGAVRQSLRNSRI; from the coding sequence GTGCCCCTGGTGTCTGTCGTGATGCCCGTCTACAACTCGGCGGCCACCCTCAGCGCGGCCGTCCGATCAGTTCTCACCCAGACGCACAGCGACGTGGAGCTGCTGGTCACCGACGACCAGTCCTCCGACGGTTCGATGGATCTGCTGCGCGAGTTCGCCGCCCAGGACAAGCGCGTTCTGCCGCAGACGGCGCCCGAGCGGGGCGGTGCGGGCAGAGCCCGCAACCTCGCGATCGAGCGGGCCCGCGGGGACTACGTGGCGTTCCTCGACTCCGACGACATGTGGCTGCCGGAGAAGACCGAGAAGCAGCTCGCCTTCGCCGCAGATAGCGATGCGCCGCTGACGTTCACCAGCTACTTCAAGATGGACGCTGACTACGACGGCGAGAGCACCGACTGGGTCCCCAACGGGCGGGTGATTCGCGCGCGGGAGCACGTGGACTACCGCGCGATGCTGGTCCAGGACCACATCGGTGCTCTCACCGCCATGTACGACCGCAACGCCCTGGGCACCAGGCTCATGCCGGAGATGCGCAAGCGCCAGGACTACGCGCTGTGGCTGAGCATCATGAGGGATGGTGCTGACGCCCGGGGCCTGGCCGAGCCGCTTGCGGTGTACCGGGCAGGTCAGGCGGGATCGCTGTCCTCCAACAAGCTGTCCTTGGTCAAGTACAACTGGTCGCTGTATCGCGAGCACGAGCATCTGTCGGTCCCGCGGGCAACGCGGGCGCTGACCGGCGCTGTGCGGCAATCGCTGCGCAACTCGCGCATCTGA
- a CDS encoding ATP-binding protein, which produces MNDFDFAAQPGVDEKLIRDLATLRFLDNASNVLLVGPPGVGKKMPGHTVIKSFSISGSASRTRQRTVRPQTSS; this is translated from the coding sequence CTGAACGACTTCGACTTCGCCGCTCAGCCAGGCGTCGACGAGAAACTCATCCGCGACCTGGCCACCCTGCGCTTTCTCGACAACGCCTCCAATGTCCTGCTTGTCGGCCCGCCAGGCGTCGGCAAGAAAATGCCGGGCCACACGGTGATCAAGTCCTTCTCCATCAGCGGCTCGGCCTCCAGGACTCGCCAGCGCACGGTGCGCCCGCAGACGTCGAGTTGA
- a CDS encoding alpha/beta fold hydrolase produces MAAHIEGVEHHSIQVKGLTLHYAAAGDADAPLVVLLHGFPECWYSWRHQLTALAAAGYRAVAPDQRGFARSDAPALVEAYTLPNLVGDVVSLVRQLDRERFAVVGHDWGAPVAWLTAQLRPDLVRGVVGLSVPPPVPDPGDTPPLTALSEMFDGRFYQNYFCQPGVADAEFADAPENTFRRFLYGASGDNPQTDPPPQPLVPPGSTFLETLAEPKELPAWLTEDDIAVFTEEYRHNGFTGGLNLYRNIDRNWELGAAWDALPIQVPALYVVGDRDLVGVFPGMDQLLPALQQLNPTLHPTVTLPGCGHWTQQERPAEVNAALLNFLGGLPD; encoded by the coding sequence GTGGCGGCGCACATCGAGGGCGTGGAGCATCACAGCATTCAGGTCAAGGGCCTGACCCTGCATTACGCGGCTGCGGGCGACGCGGACGCTCCGCTGGTGGTGCTGCTGCACGGCTTCCCGGAGTGCTGGTACTCCTGGCGCCACCAGCTCACCGCGCTCGCCGCGGCCGGCTACCGCGCCGTCGCCCCGGACCAGCGCGGCTTCGCCCGCAGCGACGCGCCGGCGCTCGTCGAGGCGTACACGCTGCCGAACCTCGTCGGCGATGTCGTCTCACTGGTACGGCAGTTGGACCGCGAGCGCTTCGCCGTGGTCGGCCACGACTGGGGCGCCCCCGTCGCCTGGCTCACCGCGCAGCTGCGCCCGGACCTGGTGCGCGGCGTCGTAGGTCTGAGCGTGCCGCCGCCGGTGCCGGACCCCGGGGACACCCCGCCGCTCACCGCGCTGTCGGAGATGTTCGACGGCCGCTTCTACCAGAACTACTTCTGCCAACCGGGCGTGGCCGACGCCGAGTTCGCCGATGCCCCGGAGAACACCTTCCGCCGCTTTCTCTACGGAGCAAGCGGCGACAACCCTCAGACTGACCCGCCCCCGCAGCCCCTCGTGCCCCCGGGCAGCACCTTCCTGGAGACCCTCGCCGAGCCGAAGGAACTGCCGGCCTGGCTGACCGAGGACGACATTGCGGTGTTCACCGAGGAGTACCGGCACAACGGCTTCACCGGCGGTCTGAACCTGTACCGCAACATCGACCGCAACTGGGAGCTGGGTGCGGCCTGGGATGCCCTCCCGATCCAGGTCCCCGCACTCTACGTCGTAGGCGACCGCGACCTGGTGGGCGTCTTCCCCGGCATGGACCAGCTCCTGCCCGCACTCCAGCAGCTGAACCCGACACTCCACCCCACCGTCACCCTCCCCGGCTGCGGCCACTGGACCCAACAAGAACGCCCGGCCGAAGTGAACGCGGCACTGCTCAACTTCCTGGGCGGCTTGCCCGACTGA
- a CDS encoding methyltransferase: protein MTEPVLANELRHRFAEQLAAEGKLLADWRAAVETVPRHLFTTKFYVPTDPPTGVTRYVPITRELVGTEEWLRRVYSDRTLITQFDGRDIDWSDPQPLDGGDPTSSSTLPSLVVQMLDALDGDDETTVTEYGTGTGYSTALMCHRFGDHRVTSVETDRGVAARARVALNYCGYSPSLVVGNGLAGAGLRTPAARTIATMGVRGIPWAWLRETTPGGLVVATLRGWLRSLGLVRLEVQDDEHAIGQFIAAEPGFMMARQQQAPANLGMLPGDDDGKTRETGVGPETLHMPDSGFVAQLAIPNARSFFMPGDGGRMRAYVLDAANGSFAVLTEDGDGWSVREGGPVSLWAEVEQSLALWQAAGSPHATEFGVSVEPDRQRVWLDDAEDGPSWRLPVA from the coding sequence ATGACCGAACCCGTTCTCGCGAACGAGCTGCGCCACCGGTTTGCCGAGCAGCTCGCCGCCGAGGGCAAGCTGCTGGCGGACTGGCGGGCCGCCGTCGAGACCGTGCCCCGGCACCTGTTCACCACGAAGTTCTACGTGCCCACGGACCCGCCGACTGGCGTCACGCGGTACGTGCCCATCACGCGCGAGCTCGTCGGCACCGAGGAATGGCTGCGTCGGGTCTACAGCGACCGCACGCTGATCACGCAGTTTGACGGGCGGGATATCGACTGGTCGGACCCGCAGCCGCTCGACGGGGGCGACCCGACGTCGTCCTCGACGCTGCCCTCGCTCGTCGTGCAGATGCTCGACGCCCTCGACGGCGACGACGAGACGACCGTGACCGAGTACGGCACGGGCACCGGCTACTCGACCGCCCTCATGTGCCACCGCTTCGGCGATCACCGGGTCACCTCGGTTGAGACCGACCGCGGCGTCGCCGCCCGGGCCCGGGTCGCCCTCAACTACTGCGGCTACTCTCCGAGCCTCGTCGTCGGGAACGGTCTCGCCGGCGCCGGGCTGCGCACCCCGGCCGCGCGGACGATCGCGACTATGGGCGTGCGCGGCATCCCGTGGGCGTGGCTGCGCGAGACGACGCCGGGCGGGCTCGTCGTGGCCACGCTCCGCGGTTGGCTGCGCTCCCTCGGGCTCGTACGCCTTGAAGTTCAGGACGACGAGCACGCAATCGGGCAGTTCATCGCGGCCGAGCCCGGGTTCATGATGGCGCGGCAGCAGCAGGCGCCGGCCAACCTCGGCATGCTGCCCGGCGACGACGACGGCAAGACCCGCGAAACCGGGGTCGGGCCCGAGACGCTTCACATGCCTGACAGCGGGTTCGTTGCACAGCTCGCCATTCCGAACGCCCGCAGCTTTTTCATGCCGGGCGACGGCGGCCGCATGCGGGCGTACGTCCTCGACGCGGCCAACGGATCGTTCGCCGTGCTGACCGAGGACGGTGACGGCTGGTCGGTCCGCGAGGGTGGCCCGGTGTCGCTGTGGGCCGAGGTCGAGCAGTCCCTCGCGCTGTGGCAGGCGGCGGGGTCGCCGCACGCGACCGAGTTCGGGGTGAGCGTCGAGCCGGACCGACAGCGGGTGTGGCTCGACGACGCCGAGGACGGCCCGAGTTGGCGGCTGCCGGTCGCGTGA
- the tgmB gene encoding ATP-grasp ribosomal peptide maturase yields the protein MTQADARPVSVVTNDDDPTADFVIAELHGRGVPVVRFDSGHFPATLSCSAHIGGGTTRWRGSLATPTRVAELDGVRALYYRRPSGFAFPHLDDQDARFAAAQARYGLGGVLVSLPDCLYVNHPHRIGDAEYKPAGLAVAAEVGFVLPPTLITNRPDDARAFVKEHGPVIYKPLATPLYLVGGQAQTVRVDEVAEDEIDDGVAGTMHLLQARVDKVADVRVTVIGERVFAVRIDSGLLDWRTDYTTHTYAPVEAPPGVERALFAYLRHFGLVFGAFDFTLSDNGTWTFIECNPSGQWAWMEPPTGLPMTAALADLLERGNHP from the coding sequence GTGACACAAGCTGATGCGCGTCCGGTCTCGGTCGTCACGAACGATGACGACCCGACGGCCGACTTTGTGATTGCCGAGCTGCACGGCCGGGGCGTCCCGGTCGTGCGGTTCGACAGTGGTCACTTCCCCGCCACCCTGTCGTGCTCCGCCCACATCGGCGGCGGCACGACACGGTGGCGGGGCAGTCTCGCGACCCCAACCCGCGTCGCCGAGCTCGACGGCGTGCGGGCGCTGTACTACCGGCGCCCGTCCGGGTTCGCTTTCCCCCACCTCGACGACCAGGACGCGCGCTTTGCCGCAGCGCAGGCCCGGTACGGGCTCGGCGGCGTGCTCGTGTCGCTGCCCGACTGTCTGTACGTCAACCACCCGCACCGCATCGGCGACGCCGAGTACAAACCGGCCGGGCTCGCCGTCGCGGCCGAGGTCGGGTTCGTTCTGCCGCCGACCCTAATCACGAACCGGCCCGACGACGCCCGCGCGTTCGTCAAGGAACACGGGCCCGTGATCTACAAGCCGCTTGCGACCCCGCTGTACCTCGTCGGCGGACAAGCGCAGACCGTGCGCGTCGACGAGGTCGCCGAGGACGAGATCGACGACGGGGTCGCCGGGACCATGCACCTGTTGCAGGCCCGCGTCGACAAGGTCGCCGACGTCCGCGTGACCGTGATCGGCGAGCGGGTGTTCGCGGTGCGGATCGACTCGGGGCTGCTCGACTGGCGCACCGACTACACCACGCACACCTATGCGCCGGTCGAGGCGCCGCCCGGCGTCGAGCGCGCGCTGTTCGCGTACCTGCGACACTTCGGGCTCGTCTTCGGCGCGTTCGACTTCACTCTGTCCGACAACGGCACGTGGACGTTCATTGAGTGCAACCCTTCGGGACAGTGGGCATGGATGGAGCCCCCGACCGGGCTGCCCATGACTGCCGCGCTCGCCGATCTCTTGGAACGAGGCAACCACCCATGA
- the tgmA gene encoding putative ATP-grasp-modified RiPP — MFNYAERIPTGTPLPQGHRTPRPWGTRRFVPYPAVYGEKTRVEIDPATQTGRYFNMAGVPVASPGHGTSSGTNPSTGTSPDGQGGGSTDSDTGNDTDQ, encoded by the coding sequence ATGTTCAACTACGCGGAACGCATCCCGACGGGAACCCCGCTGCCGCAGGGCCACCGCACGCCCCGCCCGTGGGGAACCCGCCGCTTCGTCCCGTACCCGGCCGTCTACGGCGAGAAGACCCGCGTCGAGATCGACCCGGCGACGCAGACCGGCCGCTACTTCAACATGGCCGGCGTCCCGGTCGCGTCGCCCGGTCACGGCACGAGCAGCGGCACCAACCCGTCGACGGGCACCTCGCCCGACGGGCAGGGCGGCGGCAGCACCGACTCGGACACGGGTAACGACACCGACCAGTGA
- a CDS encoding ATP-binding protein has protein sequence MQQPREQLFSRQTVSVGQARSFVEAALTGWEPDDRLDDVKVCVSELATNAIKHGSRAGRGFLVRVASRDERLRVEVCDGGGNDGQDPYVKEPAADVASGRGLYLVATLADDWGVKRHDGPGHTVWAEFKVGPPDRCEGATK, from the coding sequence GTGCAGCAACCACGCGAGCAACTGTTCAGCCGCCAAACGGTATCCGTCGGACAAGCCCGTTCGTTCGTCGAGGCGGCGCTCACCGGCTGGGAGCCCGACGACCGACTCGACGACGTGAAGGTGTGCGTCTCTGAGCTCGCTACGAACGCGATCAAGCACGGCAGCCGCGCTGGCCGCGGTTTCCTCGTGCGGGTGGCGAGCCGAGACGAGCGGCTGCGGGTCGAGGTGTGCGACGGCGGCGGCAACGACGGACAGGACCCGTATGTGAAGGAACCGGCCGCAGACGTCGCCTCGGGCCGCGGTCTCTACCTTGTCGCGACCCTCGCGGACGACTGGGGCGTGAAGCGTCACGACGGTCCCGGTCACACCGTCTGGGCCGAGTTCAAGGTCGGCCCGCCCGACAGATGCGAGGGGGCAACGAAGTGA